From the genome of Corallococcus exiguus:
GCGAAGGCGCGAACATCCACATGGGCTTCGACCTGGCGTCGGTCTTCACGATGGCGGGACTCACGGTCGAACAGGTCCGGGCGGTGGCCGTCGTGCAGACGCCGACGCAGGCGCATCCCACGGGCGCCATCGTCCGCGCGATGATTCCCCGAATCGTGAAGCACGGTGTCGCGACGGAGGCGGAGCTCGATGTGGACACGCTCGACCAGCGGCTCACGGAGGAGCGCGTGAAGGCGGGTGCGACCTACATCGGGGAGCTGGCCTTTGGAGCCTGGGCGAGGGTGCCCGGGTAGACTGGGGCCCCTGGAAGTCCACTGCGTCTGTATGCTCGGGGGATGTCCCCGTCATTCCTGGTGTTGTTGTTGATCGCAGTGGTCATGGGAGCCCTCATAGGCTTCTGGTTGCGCTCCTCTCATCGTGAGCAGCCAGCGGAGCCGCCCACGCCGCTGTCTCCGGAGGAGGGGCAGCAGAGCCTCGCGGAGTTGATCGAGTCCGGGCAGATGATCAACGCCATCAAGCTCTACCGCGACCAGCACGGCGTGGGCCTGAAGGAGGCCAAGGACGCGGTGGAAGCGATGCGAGCCGACCTGCTCCGGCGGGGATGAGGGGCCGAAAGAGCCAATCTCAATGATTGGCGAAAGGTGCATGACCTCCTGGGTTGGAGGCGGCCATCGTCGGCGCATCTGTCCATTTTCACTGATAGTGTGGCGTCGCTCCCTTCGCGCTGGAGGTTCGATGCCGTTCACGCCCGTTCCTGGAACCAATCCCATCGAATACACCTGGACCAACGGCATGGGGACCGTCGCGGTCAACAACCACATCGCGGCGGTCGGTGGCGTCGCCACGGGAGGAGCGCCAGGGGGCCCCGCAGCCACCCAGCTCACCGCGAAGGACTGGGCCATCGCCATCGACCCGCGTGACTCCGCCCCGGGGGCTCCCGTGCGGCCTGGCGGCGTCAACCTTCAGGCGCGCTACAACACGCTGGGCGTTTGGTTGAACCGGGCACCTGCCGAGTCCGCCCGTGTCTTCGAGGAACTGGCGGAGAGCGTCCGTCAGGCGGAAAGCGCGGCCCATGGACTGCCCACCGCGACGCCCGCGGCGCGGTTGGTCGCCATGCCGGCTGGCACGACGACGGCACTCGCGATCAACAGCGACATGACCGGCGACCTGTGTTGGCTCATCGTCGCCATGAAGCTCTGCCCCGAACTCGCGGTGGCGGTCCGCATCGGTCCGACCGAGAAGCATCTGCGGGTCTGCTCCGACATGATTGGTCAGCTGGTCGGCGAAGGCCTGGGCGGGCGGACCATCCTCGTCACCGGGCCCACGCCGCACCGGCACGCTCCGGTCCCGGACTGGGCGAGGGGGGCCAAGGCGACGCACTGGCATCCCGTCCACATCACACTCTTATCCCTGCCGGCGCGGACGTTTGTCGAAAGCTGTTTGAGCACGTCACGCCGGGTCTTCGAGGCCGCGCGGGAGCAGGCGTTGGATGATCAGCGCTCGGTCGCGGATGTCGCCTGTGAGTTGTTCAACCAGAGCCTGACGCAAAACCTGGGGAACGCGGATCGGCTTGCCATTGATGGCGCGATCCAGACCTTGACCACGAATCCTGGCTGTCTGAGCACCCATGCTGGCTACATCCTGCTGGCCAACCGCGTCGAGGATTACAACTACCAGCACAACACCACCGCGGCCCGGCTCGCCGCGGTCGACGGAGCCCGTGGCGCTCGAAGGCTGGTGACCTTCGGGCGCCCTCCGGTGGGCGGTGGCGCCAATCACATCGACCTCTACACGAATCATGCTCGCACCGACGGGCAGCGCGCCTACTTCTGGGCCGCCCTCAAGGTGAGGATGCGGCAGCTGGGACGCGATGTCGTGATCGTCGGAGGGCGGAGTGGAACCTTCGATATCGCCTACCACTCGGGAGAGGAGCCCACCGGTGGTGGGTTGTGTTGGGACATCGCCGGTGCGGCACGGCGCGATCCCGAAGTCGATCGACTCCAGCAGCAGGCCGGTCCCGGCGGTAACAGCGGCCTGAGCCTCGCCGCCCTGGCGCTCATCGCATCGGACCGCAACAACGGCGGCGGCGAGGTGGGCGATATCGCCGCGAGGCTGACCGCTCTGCTCAACGGCGGAGCACCGGGCGCGGTCCGCAATGCCACCTTCGCCGTCGGTCCAGCGACCCAGATTGCAGGTGCCGAGAGCCAGGCGATGCGCAACGCGGAGGTGGGCCGCGCCCTCTTTCAAGGTCAGACCGCGGGGACCATGGGCTCCGTCCAGCTTGGAACGACGCAGCGACTGTCGGATCAGATCGTCAGCGATGTGGCCTGGAGGGAGGCCACCACGGCACGTCGGGCAATGCCGGGGGTGGCATTGGCTCATCCCGCGGCGGTTCCGAAGCCCAGTCCCCACGCAGTCCAGTTCCGGTGCCCGGTCTGTGGCGACACGCAGCCAATGAAAGCCAGGTACCGGCTCCGCCGGATTTTTGACAAGCATTGATGGTGGAGGCGGCGGGAGTCAGGCCCGCATCAAGGACGTGCGGCTCAGGGGCTCCCCGTCAGCGTCCCTCACCTCCTGCTCTGCCCCCGACCGCTACGCCCAAGAGGGCTCCTGTCCTTCCTATGCTCCGGCGCGTTGGGCGGTGAGGGAGGAGGGGGCCTCGCCTGTCCGCATGCTGGGCGTAGGGCCAGCAGACGGTACGATGAGACCATGAGCGCAAGCGTTCAGAGCCCGCGCAGGGTCGATGTCGTGATCCTCACGGCGATTACACTGGAGTATCAGGCGGCACTGGAGGTGGAGGCGGGAGCTCTGCCCGGGAGTCATTGGGAACGGCAGCAGGGTCCCAATGGCCTTCCTGTGGCGTTCCGCGTGGTCCGTAGCAAGAGTGGCCGGCCCCTCCGTGTGGCCGTGGCCCAGGCTGCGGGCATGGGCGGCGTGGAGGCCGTGAAAGCCCTGCTGCCCCTGGTCACAGCCTACCGCCCGAAGTGCGTGGCGATGTGCGGTGTCTGCGCGGGACGCCCGGGCAAGACGAACCTCGGCGATGTGATTGCGCCGGATCGCCTGTTCTTCCACGACACGGGCAAGAGGCTGCCGGACAAGGTGCAGCAGGACCTCAAGACGTACAACCTGCGCAACGATTGGAAGGTGGCCCTCGAGCACTTCGATTTTCGCGGGCGCTTCCGGAACGAGGAGTGGTGGAGAAGGAGGCCCATCCCCTACGAGTGGCAGGAGAACTGGCTGCTGGCGAAGCTGCACCAGGGGGTCTCGGATCCGGCGTCCCTCCCGGAATGCGATGTGTTCTGCCCGAAATGGGAGAAGGTCACCGGCTCGCTATGGAAGTCGGGCCATCTGGTGGACGGTACACTCTCGCTCACCGATGCCGGGAGGCAGCGCATCGGCCGGGTCTTGACTCAAAACCGCAATCGCCTCCCCGACCTATCCGGCGAGGGCTCACTGTTCCCCTTCAACGTCCATGTGGCCCCGATGGGCAGCGGCAATCAGGTCATCGAGGATGAGGCCATCTGGCCGTTCATCTCCGAGTCCATGCGCACGACGCTAGGTTTGGAGATGGAGGCCTCGGCCATCGGTGCGCTGGCGGAGGCTCAGCGTGACATGAGGCTCGATGCCCTCGTCATGAAGGGGGTGATGGACTTCGCCAACCCGGGCCGGGATGACCACTTCAAGGAGTTTGCCGCTCGCGCCTCGGCCGAGTGCCTGCTGGCCTTCCTGCGCGAGCACCTCGAAGGCGAAGTCGTCGCTGATATCGACGATCTTCTGGTCCCAGGGAGCGATGCGGCACTACCGAAGGACCCACCCGCATCGGCATTGCTCCATGCGCGCTACGAGGTCGTGCCCTTTCACGGCCGTGAAGGGGTCCTCGCGGAGCTGGATCGCTGGAGTGACGAGGGGCCCTCCGTGGCGGTGCGCCTAGTTCATGCCGAAGGCGGCGTGGGCAAGACGCGGCTCGCGATCGAGTGGCTTCGCCGCCGCCGGGAGCAGCATTGGGCCGCCGGATTCCTCCCCAAGGAGGTTCCCGAGGACTGGTTCACACGGCTGACGCAGCTCGGCCAGCCAGTCGTGGTGACGCTCGACTACGCGGAGAGCCGAGCCGATTTGAGCAAGACGCTCCTTCGAGCGCTTCGCTACGCTCAGCAAGAGGGGACGCGAGCGCTTCAGCGGATCCGGCTCCTGCTCCTGGCTCGCAATGATGGCGACTGGTGGCAGGCGCTGCGGCAGACCGATCCCGCGCTGGATGCGTGGCTGGGGAGCACGCCCCCGCTCGAACTGGCGCCGCTGGCACCGAATGAGCTCGAGCGCGAACAGGTATTCCACGAGGCCGTGCGGAGGTTCGCCGCGCAGCGAGGCAGGAAGTACGCGGGGCAGGCCACGGCCTCGTTCGCCGACGCGCGCTTCGAGCGGGTGCTCTATCTGCACATGGCCGCGCTGGCTGCGGTGGAGGGGCTCGAGTTCCAGGCGAACACGCTCATGGACACCATCCTCGACCACGAGGAGCGCTTCTGGGAGCTGCGCGCGCGTCAGGATGACATCAGCGGCTCGATGCAGCGCTCGGTGGCCCGGCAGATGGTCGCGGGCGCAACGCTCCGGGGTGGGTTTGCGGACTTCGAGTCCGCGGTGCGCGTGATGGGAAGAGTCCTCGGGCAGTCTCTCTCCGAGGAAGAGAAGAAGGTTCTCTGGCTGCTCCACCGGATCTACCAGCGCGCGGACACGGGCTCCGGCGCGTTCCTGCCCCCCTTGGAGCCAGATCTCCTGGGCGAAGGACTCGTGCTTCGAGTGGCAGCGCCGAAGCCCAAGAGGGGGGAGGTCCCTCCACCTTCCAACTGGATCGAGCGGATGTTTCCTGCTGATGAAGCAGAGGCGTTCGTGAGCACTGGCCTGGAGGTGCTCGGCCGTGCCTCCGTTACCGCTCCAGAGCTGGCCCGGCCGTGGATCGACCGGCTGCTGGCGGAACCGCTCCATGCGAGGGCAAAGCTCGCTTTGGAGGCGGCCAAGGCCATTGGGTTGCGTACCGCGTTCTCGGCGCTGGGGGATGCTCTGGCGGACCGGCTCGAAGCCGGTGGGGATGCCCAGCTCGCCCACGCGCTGGAGGCGGCAGGAATCCCCTACCCAACGGTTTCTCTCCTCAGGGTCTCCGCGTGGACGAGCCGCACGCTCTCGAACGCGCTGGCTGGCGAGAAGGGAGTCGAGGCGATGGCTGCGCGCGCGGTGTTCCTCGACAAGCTGGGCACCCGGTTGGGTGGGCTGGGAAAGCTCGAAGAGGCGATGCGCGTCTCAGCCGAGGCCGTGGCTACCTACCGGGAGCTGATACAGCACGATCCCCAGCTCCTGCACAGCCTTGCCTGCAGTCTCAACAACCTGAGCACCCGGTTGAGCAACCTGGGACGCAGGGAACAGGCGTTGGACGCCTCTGCCGAGGCGGTCAAGCTCTACCGGGAACTGGCGCAGCGTGATCCTGACGCCTTCAATCCCATGCTTGCTGGCAGCATCATCAATCTCGGTAACTACCTGAGCGAGCTGGGGCGCCTCGAAGAGGCCTTGAGAGCCTCAGGAGAGGCCGTCGAACTCCTCCGGACCCTGGAGCGGCACCATCCCCGCCGCTTCCAGGCCGACCTCGCCTTGAGCCTCAACAACCTGGGGGCAAGGTTGGGCGATCTGGGGCGCTGGAAGGAATCGCTGAAGGCTCTGGCTGAATCCGTCGAGTTCTACCGTGCCCTGGCGCAGCGAAACCCCGATGCCTTCCAGCCGGCTCTCGCCAACAGTCTCTGCAACCTGGGCGCCATAACGAGCGTGCAGGGCCAGCCCGGGAAGGCGCTTGAGTTCGCGCGTGAGGGGGCTGACATCGCCCACGCCCTGGCCGAGCGCAATCCGGACGCCTTCCGGCCGAAGCTCGCCGTGAGCTTCAGGACCCAGGGAGACGCCTTGAGCAAGCTGAGCCGGCACGAGGAGGCGCTGGAGGCCACGAGCAAGGCCACGGCGTTGTACCGGTCGCTCGCTCAGGACAATCCAGAGGCCTTCCAGCCAGCCCTTGCCAACAGTCTCAACAGCCTGGGGGTGGTGCTGAGTGATATGGGCCGCTGGGAGGAGGCGCTGAAGGTCAAGAGTGAGGCGGTGGAACTCTTCCGAGGGCTGGAACGGAGCAATCCTGAGGCAGTCCGGCCGGACCTCGCCATGAGCGTCAACAATCTCGGGGTCGCGCTGAAAGCCTTGGGCCGCGGCGAAGAGGCGCTGCGCGCCAAGGGAGAAGCCGTCGAGTTGTACCGGTGGCTTGCCCAGCGCATCCCCGAGGCCTTCGAGCCGAATCTCGCTACCTGCCTCCACAATCTGGGTGAAGACCTGCTCCAACTGCGGCGATGCGAGGAGGCGCTGAAAGCCCTGAGCGAGGCCGTCGAACTCCGCCGCGCCCTGGCCGCGCGCAATCCCGAACGCTGTGTGCCCAAGCTGGCGAAGAGCTTCTACCGCCTGAGCTATTGTTTCATCGGCTTGTTCAATCCCGGTGAAGCGCTGGGGGCACTGGAAGAAGGCCTCGATACGGTATGGCCGCACTTCGAGCGCTCCCCAAGCGTGTTTCAGGCAGACGTCTGGCTTCTGCTTGAATTCTTGAAAAAACTCTACGAAGGTTTCGATGTCCCTCCCTCTTCCTCGCTCCTGGAGCGTCTCGCGACCTTCGAACGACTCACGAGGACCTGAGCGGCTCCAGCGTCAGTGAATGCTCGTGGGACCGCGGCCTTTATGTGGCCGACCCGTATGTGTCGCGGATCACTCGTGTCAACACGGTGGAGGGCGCGGGAGGCCGTCGTCAGCGATCCGGTGCTCACCGATACTCGAAGCTCGGATTGAGGAGCGAGCCCGCTAAACGGCGAGGCGTGATTCCCGATCGGCCCGGAGGGTAGGCAGGCGCGGGACGGGTGGGGAAGCGGCAGGAACCCGCTCCGTTCGGCCTTGTGTGCGCAAGAACCAGAAGGAGAAGCGAGCCCTGCCACAGGGGGAACAGCTCCGCCTACGCAGTCGTGACCGCAGGCGCCTGATTCGCTGGGGTGAGAGGACTGGCTGCCCGCTCACCCTGCGACGGTGCATGGCGGTGGCGAAGGTGGCCAGTGGCCAGTCGCGAGCGCAGGCATCGCGAGAGTTGCTGTGCGCTACCTCCACCGTGGTGGCCGCCGTCCAGCGCTACCTGGAGAGTGGACGTGAAGGGCTGGTGGACCGACGTGCTCGAAATGGACAGCGCAAAGTGGATGAGCGCTTCCGAGCAACGCTCTGCCGGGTGCTGAAGGGCACACCTCAGCAGTCCGGCTGGCGACGCACCACGTGGACACGCGAGCTGTTGGCGCGCGAGGTGGAGAGGCGCGGCCGCGTGCGCGTCTCGCCTACCACCATGGGACGCGCCCTGGCGTCGGTGGGCGCACGGCTGAAGCGGCCCCGCCCCGTGGTGCGCTGCCCCTGGCCCGCGCGCCAGCGGCAAGAGCGACTGTGGCAACTGAAGTGCCGGGCGGCCTACGCCCGGCCCGAGGAGCCCGTCTTCTACGAGGACGAGATGGACGTGCATCTCAACCCCAAGGTGGGGCCCGATTGGATGCTGCCCGGAGAACGGCGGGAGGTCGTCACTCCGGGCAACAACCAGAAGCGATACGTGGCCGGAGCGCTCAACTCACGCACAGGCGAGTTGACGTGGGTGAAGGGGGAGCGGAAGACGAGCGCCCTTTTCATCGAACTGGTACGGGCGGTGAGCAACGCCTACCCCACGGCCAGGCGCCTGCACTTCATCCTGGACAACGCGGCCACCCATTCGAGCAGGCAGACGAAGCAGGTACTGGTTCAGATGGGCGAGCGGGTGGTGCTGCACTTCCTGCCGCCGTACTGCCCCGAGGGCAACCGCATCGAGCGGGTGTGGTGGGACGTGCACGCCAACGTCACCCGCAACCACCGGTGCAAGAAGATGTCGGCGCTCATGGCCGAGGTGGATGCCTACCTGGAAGCTCGCAACGCGCAGCAGACTTCAAGTCCGCTGCTGCGCGTCGCTCCCTCTCGACGCGCAGCATGAGACCATTCGAGAATCACGGTTCGTCGTTTAGGCGCTCGGACTCGAAGGAGGGCGACTCGTGCAGCTTCGCGGTGAAGCGGCCGAGACGCCCCCAGCGTGCTCGGCAGGGGATGTTCCTCGCACAGCGTGCGAGACAGCCAGAAGAGCTGTCGGATCGTCTCCGGACGACCCTCGTGACTACATCAAGCAGGGCGGAGCCGAGGCTGGAGGAGGAGAGCCCCGCCTTTGCCTCGACGGTGGAGGAGTCGGGGAAGGAGCGCACACCCCGTTTGGACTGGGCCGGGCTGCTGCGCAGGACGTTCGCCCTGGATGTGTTCGCGTGCTGGAGGGTCCTCCGTGTCTCCGGGCTGCTCACCCACGAGCATCAGCCGTGCCCCTACGGGCCCTTCGCCGAACACCGTGTGCGTGGCTCGCTCGTGCAGCGGACAGGCCCGGCAGCCTCGCGCCGCCTGGGCGAGCGACGCGAGGTCCCGATGCTCGGGCAGGAAGCGGCTCGACTCGGAGTGCTCCAACTTCGGGCTCACCATGTGCGAGGTGCGCTCAGGCGCCTGTCGCACCAGCTCTGGAATGAGCCGGGTCTCGGGCAGCGTGGCCCAGTGCTTCTTGGGCATCTCCGCGCGCATGGCCCGCACGTTGAGCCTCGCCGGATTGAAGGTCGACGCGTAGTACGTCCCCCACATCTCCTCCAGCGCGTCTCCCTCCGGGGCTTGCGAGCGCGGCACGCCCGGCCCGTACGTGAGCCGCTCCAGGTCCCAGGACACGCTCGCGTCCGGCGTGAGGATGCTCCAGCGCATGGAGGGAAAGCGCCGCGCGAAGAAGGGCGCCACGTGGCGCACGATGAGGTGCTCGGGCCGGTGCCACGCGATGAAGTACTCCTCGCCCTCACGCTCCACCCGCCGGAAGCGCACGAAGGCCTTCATCTTGTGCGCGTCGCGCTGCACGCCCTTGGCCAGCATGAGCACGCGGTACACGTCCGCGTCGCTCTCGACCTCCAGCAACTTGCGCTCTCCGTGCGTCAGCCGCCACAGCACCCAGTAGAGCAGCCCCCAGCGCTCGGGTGAGCGGTGGCAGGCCACTTTCTCCGCCAGCTCCAGGAACGCCGGAGGCACGGACAGCCCCGCCACGGGCGCGCTCGCGGCCACCACGTCTGGCGCGAGCAGCGAGCCCTGTCCGTGCCCCTCCTCGGTGAACAGCACCTGCTCCGGGGACACTTCGCGCGCGAGCAGTCCACGCGCCGCCGCGCAGCCCTCGGGCCTGGCTCTTCCGGGTCGCGAGCAACCTGTGGATCAACCGGATGCGGCAGGCGCGAGAGCTCCCGGCCTCCGATGGCGTCGAGGTCCCGGAGCCGGCGACGCACCCTGAACCTCGCGCGACGCGTGAGGCGGCGGGGACGCTGATCTCGCAGCTCTCGCCGCAAGAGCGTGCCGCGGTCGTGCTCAAGGATGCCTTCGGGCTGTCACTCGAGGAGACCGCCGAGGTGCTCTCCACCTCGACCGGAGCCATCAAGGCAGCCCTGCACCGGGGGCGGGCGAAGCTGGTGACGCCGGAACCGGACGCGCCGGCGCCGGTGACTCCCGCCGTCCTCAACGCCTTCTGCGACGCCTTCAACGCGCGGGACCTCGATCGTCTCACGGCGCTCCTGCTCGACACCGCGACCCTGGAGTATCCGGGCTTCAAGATCGAGTCCGGGGCCCGGGCGGTCAGGGACGGCTCGTTCACGGGAACGCTCTTCGGCTGTCCCGAGGCTGGCTACGTGGTCGTGGATCCGCCTCGTTGCGAGCTCCGCGCGCACCGTGGCGAATCGCTCTTCCTCTGGTGGTCGGGAGACGAAGTGCATTCCGTCGTACGCGTCGAACTGGACGGCGACCGCATCGCGCGGCTGCGGAACTACTACCACTCGCCCGAGGTCGTGACCGAGGTCTGTCGCGAGCTCGACGTGCCCTTCCGCACGCACGGCTATCATCCCGCAGCCTCACCCTGAAGGAACTGCCATGACCCTCCACACCGTCACGTCCGCCGATGGGACGCGCATCGCGTTCGAGACCACCGGCCATGGGCCACCGCTCATCCTGGTGGGCGGAGCGTTCTGCGACCGCACGGCGCCGACCTCGGGGACACCGCTGGCGGCCCTGCTGGCCCATCGCTTCACCGTGTTCAGCTATGACCGGCGCGGCCGAGGGGACAGCGGGGACACACCGCCCCATGCGCTCGAGCGGGAAGGGGAGGACCTCGCGGCGCTCATCACCGCCGCCGGCGGATCCGCCGCCGTGTTCGGCAACTCGTCGGGCGGCCTCCTGGCCCTCGACGCCGCGGCGCGAGGCCTGCCGATTCCGAAGCTGGCCGTCTATGAGCCTCCCGTCATCCTCGATGCGGGGCGGGCCCGGGCATTCGAAGACCTCGCGAAGCAACTGGATGAGGCCGCCGCGGGGAATCGGCGTGCGGAGGCCGTCGAGCTGTACTTCACGAAGGTGATGCAGGTGCCCGCGCCAGCCGTCGCACAGCTGCGCAAGGCACCGATGTGGACGGGCCTCGAGCACCTCGCTCACACGCTGAGTTACGACCTGCTCATCACGGCCCGTGGCCCCTCGCGGCTCGAGCAGGTGTCGGCCGTCCGTGCGGCGACGCTCGTCATGGACGGAGGCGCGAGCCCGGGCTGGATGCGCGAGGCGATCCAGACCCTGGCACGGGCCATTCCCAGCGCACGCCACCGGACGTTGGAGGGACAGGCGCATGCCGTGGACCCCAAGGCGCTCGCGCGAGCGCTGGAGGAGTTCCTGGGCGACTGAAGCCCCGGGCTTCACGCGCGACCAGCTCCTCCGTCTCCTCCGAGGGAGCCATCTCCCATATCCAAGGAGACAAGACCGTGAGCGGCGACGACAAGCAGAAGCAGTATCCCTTCTTCTGGGGCATCTACTACGGCCTCGCGAGCAAGCCACCCCAGCTGTTCGTCGGTGGGCTTCGCACGCTCGGGCAGCTGGGCCTGCAGGGCCCGCAGCAGCAGCAGGTGATCCAGTACCACAACCTGCTCACGGCCCGGGCGATCCGGGCGGGGCTCCGGTACGCCGCGGGGCTGAACGTCGATCCGGCGACCGTCGCGACCCTCTGGAAGGCGCTGCCTCCCGAGGCTCAGCAGAGCACCCTCGACTGGGGACAGCAGCAGGTGGGGCAGTTCATCGGCGGCTCGGCGTTCAGCTGGGTCCTGGGCAAGGGGCTCGTGAAGTACCTGCCCAAGAAGATCGTCACCCCCGCGCTGTTCTTCCTCAGCTGCCAGGGCGCGATGGGGCTCTTCTGGAAGGATGGCTGGGACAAGGGGCCTCCGC
Proteins encoded in this window:
- a CDS encoding TIGR03915 family putative DNA repair protein; protein product: MSPEQVLFTEEGHGQGSLLAPDVVAASAPVAGLSVPPAFLELAEKVACHRSPERWGLLYWVLWRLTHGERKLLEVESDADVYRVLMLAKGVQRDAHKMKAFVRFRRVEREGEEYFIAWHRPEHLIVRHVAPFFARRFPSMRWSILTPDASVSWDLERLTYGPGVPRSQAPEGDALEEMWGTYYASTFNPARLNVRAMRAEMPKKHWATLPETRLIPELVRQAPERTSHMVSPKLEHSESSRFLPEHRDLASLAQAARGCRACPLHERATHTVFGEGPVGARLMLVGEQPGDTEDPPAREHIQGERPAQQPGPVQTGCALLPRLLHRRGKGGALLLQPRLRPA
- a CDS encoding tetratricopeptide repeat protein; this encodes MSASVQSPRRVDVVILTAITLEYQAALEVEAGALPGSHWERQQGPNGLPVAFRVVRSKSGRPLRVAVAQAAGMGGVEAVKALLPLVTAYRPKCVAMCGVCAGRPGKTNLGDVIAPDRLFFHDTGKRLPDKVQQDLKTYNLRNDWKVALEHFDFRGRFRNEEWWRRRPIPYEWQENWLLAKLHQGVSDPASLPECDVFCPKWEKVTGSLWKSGHLVDGTLSLTDAGRQRIGRVLTQNRNRLPDLSGEGSLFPFNVHVAPMGSGNQVIEDEAIWPFISESMRTTLGLEMEASAIGALAEAQRDMRLDALVMKGVMDFANPGRDDHFKEFAARASAECLLAFLREHLEGEVVADIDDLLVPGSDAALPKDPPASALLHARYEVVPFHGREGVLAELDRWSDEGPSVAVRLVHAEGGVGKTRLAIEWLRRRREQHWAAGFLPKEVPEDWFTRLTQLGQPVVVTLDYAESRADLSKTLLRALRYAQQEGTRALQRIRLLLLARNDGDWWQALRQTDPALDAWLGSTPPLELAPLAPNELEREQVFHEAVRRFAAQRGRKYAGQATASFADARFERVLYLHMAALAAVEGLEFQANTLMDTILDHEERFWELRARQDDISGSMQRSVARQMVAGATLRGGFADFESAVRVMGRVLGQSLSEEEKKVLWLLHRIYQRADTGSGAFLPPLEPDLLGEGLVLRVAAPKPKRGEVPPPSNWIERMFPADEAEAFVSTGLEVLGRASVTAPELARPWIDRLLAEPLHARAKLALEAAKAIGLRTAFSALGDALADRLEAGGDAQLAHALEAAGIPYPTVSLLRVSAWTSRTLSNALAGEKGVEAMAARAVFLDKLGTRLGGLGKLEEAMRVSAEAVATYRELIQHDPQLLHSLACSLNNLSTRLSNLGRREQALDASAEAVKLYRELAQRDPDAFNPMLAGSIINLGNYLSELGRLEEALRASGEAVELLRTLERHHPRRFQADLALSLNNLGARLGDLGRWKESLKALAESVEFYRALAQRNPDAFQPALANSLCNLGAITSVQGQPGKALEFAREGADIAHALAERNPDAFRPKLAVSFRTQGDALSKLSRHEEALEATSKATALYRSLAQDNPEAFQPALANSLNSLGVVLSDMGRWEEALKVKSEAVELFRGLERSNPEAVRPDLAMSVNNLGVALKALGRGEEALRAKGEAVELYRWLAQRIPEAFEPNLATCLHNLGEDLLQLRRCEEALKALSEAVELRRALAARNPERCVPKLAKSFYRLSYCFIGLFNPGEALGALEEGLDTVWPHFERSPSVFQADVWLLLEFLKKLYEGFDVPPSSSLLERLATFERLTRT
- a CDS encoding sigma factor-like helix-turn-helix DNA-binding protein; the protein is MRQARELPASDGVEVPEPATHPEPRATREAAGTLISQLSPQERAAVVLKDAFGLSLEETAEVLSTSTGAIKAALHRGRAKLVTPEPDAPAPVTPAVLNAFCDAFNARDLDRLTALLLDTATLEYPGFKIESGARAVRDGSFTGTLFGCPEAGYVVVDPPRCELRAHRGESLFLWWSGDEVHSVVRVELDGDRIARLRNYYHSPEVVTEVCRELDVPFRTHGYHPAASP
- a CDS encoding alpha/beta fold hydrolase, whose product is MTLHTVTSADGTRIAFETTGHGPPLILVGGAFCDRTAPTSGTPLAALLAHRFTVFSYDRRGRGDSGDTPPHALEREGEDLAALITAAGGSAAVFGNSSGGLLALDAAARGLPIPKLAVYEPPVILDAGRARAFEDLAKQLDEAAAGNRRAEAVELYFTKVMQVPAPAVAQLRKAPMWTGLEHLAHTLSYDLLITARGPSRLEQVSAVRAATLVMDGGASPGWMREAIQTLARAIPSARHRTLEGQAHAVDPKALARALEEFLGD
- a CDS encoding IS630 family transposase yields the protein MAVAKVASGQSRAQASRELLCATSTVVAAVQRYLESGREGLVDRRARNGQRKVDERFRATLCRVLKGTPQQSGWRRTTWTRELLAREVERRGRVRVSPTTMGRALASVGARLKRPRPVVRCPWPARQRQERLWQLKCRAAYARPEEPVFYEDEMDVHLNPKVGPDWMLPGERREVVTPGNNQKRYVAGALNSRTGELTWVKGERKTSALFIELVRAVSNAYPTARRLHFILDNAATHSSRQTKQVLVQMGERVVLHFLPPYCPEGNRIERVWWDVHANVTRNHRCKKMSALMAEVDAYLEARNAQQTSSPLLRVAPSRRAA